In Pseudodesulfovibrio sp. S3, one DNA window encodes the following:
- a CDS encoding SDR family oxidoreductase has translation MSDIKTIFVTGAGGYVGSLLVPALLNEGYAVKAHDIYWYGDDVFDGISDKSKLTVIKGDLRNADLLKETIPGADAVIHLACISNDPSYELDPDLAKSINYDAFLPLVDIAKESGVQRFIYASSSSVYGIKEDAEVTEDLPLEPLTDYSKYKAMCEEYLNAAASDAFIATTIRPSTVCGYAPRLRLDLTVNILTNHAINNGKITVFGGQQKRPNLHIQDMVDVYLFMLKQDAAKIQKKIYNVGYENFKVMEIAEKVKATLGTDVDIVVTPTDDNRSYHVNSDKIKNELGFVPQHTIEDAIVELKEAFEKGLIPNSMTDDKYFNIKRMQNLNTK, from the coding sequence ATGTCTGATATCAAAACCATTTTTGTTACCGGTGCCGGCGGCTACGTTGGTTCGTTGTTGGTGCCTGCTCTTCTCAATGAAGGATACGCCGTCAAGGCTCATGACATTTATTGGTACGGAGATGACGTTTTCGACGGCATCAGCGACAAGTCAAAGCTTACCGTGATCAAAGGCGATTTGCGCAATGCAGATTTGCTGAAAGAGACCATTCCCGGTGCTGATGCGGTCATTCATCTTGCTTGTATTTCCAACGATCCTTCCTATGAGCTTGACCCGGATTTGGCCAAGTCCATCAACTACGACGCCTTCCTCCCCCTGGTGGATATCGCCAAGGAATCTGGCGTGCAGCGGTTTATCTATGCCTCCAGTTCTTCCGTGTACGGCATTAAGGAAGATGCGGAAGTGACCGAAGATTTGCCGCTCGAGCCGCTGACCGATTACTCCAAGTATAAGGCAATGTGCGAGGAGTACCTGAACGCAGCCGCCTCCGACGCGTTCATCGCGACCACCATTAGACCTTCCACGGTTTGTGGTTACGCTCCGCGCTTGCGCTTGGATTTGACCGTGAACATCCTGACCAACCATGCCATCAATAACGGCAAGATCACGGTCTTTGGCGGACAGCAAAAGCGCCCCAACCTGCATATTCAGGACATGGTGGACGTCTACCTGTTCATGCTCAAGCAGGACGCGGCCAAGATCCAGAAGAAAATCTACAATGTTGGTTACGAGAACTTCAAGGTCATGGAGATCGCCGAAAAGGTGAAAGCCACACTGGGCACGGATGTGGATATCGTGGTCACTCCCACGGACGACAACCGTTCCTACCATGTCAACTCCGACAAAATCAAAAACGAGCTTGGTTTCGTACCTCAGCACACCATTGAGGATGCTATCGTCGAGTTGAAGGAAGCTTTTGAAAAGGGGCTTATTCCCAACTCCATGACGGACGACAAGTACTTCAATATCAAGCGGATGCAGAACCTGAACACCAAATAG
- a CDS encoding NAD-dependent epimerase/dehydratase family protein, which produces MAVVIVTGSCGLIGAETVRFYIGKGFDVIGVDNNMRSYFFGEEASTKWSQLRLESDFSNYSHENIDIRDETAVDALFSKYAGDISAVIHTAAQPSHDWAAREPITDFSVNATGTLVLLEATRKHCPKAAFLFTSTNKVYGDTPNFLPLLEEETRWELDPSHAFAEHGIDEKMSIDGCTHSLFGVSKAAADLLVQEYGKYFNMNTGVFRGGCLTGGGHSGTELHGFLSYLVRCCMTGRPYTVFGYKGKQVRDNIHSSDLVNMLWHFHQNPRPGEVYNAGGSRHSNCSMLEAIGMCEEFTGKKMNYTYNDENRIGDHIWYVSDVRKFKSHYPDWKYTYDIKAIIQEVIEGWRTRDAK; this is translated from the coding sequence ATGGCAGTAGTCATTGTAACCGGTTCATGCGGGCTTATCGGCGCTGAAACGGTCCGCTTCTATATTGGGAAAGGATTTGACGTGATTGGCGTGGACAACAACATGCGCTCATACTTCTTCGGAGAGGAAGCCTCCACCAAGTGGAGCCAGCTCAGACTGGAAAGCGACTTTTCCAACTACTCCCATGAGAACATCGACATCCGTGACGAAACTGCCGTGGACGCTCTGTTTTCCAAGTACGCCGGGGATATCAGCGCGGTCATCCACACGGCTGCACAACCATCCCACGACTGGGCTGCCCGTGAACCGATCACCGACTTTTCCGTGAACGCCACCGGCACACTCGTTCTGCTGGAAGCCACCCGCAAACACTGCCCCAAGGCCGCATTCCTCTTCACCTCCACCAACAAGGTCTACGGCGACACCCCGAATTTCCTTCCTCTTTTGGAAGAAGAGACCCGCTGGGAACTGGACCCGTCTCATGCATTCGCCGAACACGGCATTGACGAAAAGATGAGCATCGACGGCTGCACCCACTCCCTGTTCGGCGTTTCCAAGGCCGCAGCCGATCTGCTGGTGCAGGAATACGGAAAGTACTTCAACATGAACACCGGCGTGTTTCGGGGGGGCTGCCTGACCGGGGGAGGCCATTCCGGCACAGAGCTGCACGGTTTTCTCTCCTACCTCGTCCGCTGCTGCATGACCGGCAGGCCCTACACCGTGTTCGGCTACAAGGGCAAACAGGTCCGCGACAACATCCACTCCTCTGACCTTGTGAACATGCTCTGGCATTTCCACCAGAACCCGCGTCCGGGCGAAGTATACAACGCCGGCGGCAGCAGGCACTCCAACTGCTCCATGCTCGAAGCCATTGGAATGTGTGAAGAATTCACCGGCAAGAAGATGAACTACACATACAACGACGAGAACAGGATCGGGGACCATATCTGGTACGTCAGTGACGTCCGCAAATTCAAGTCACATTACCCGGACTGGAAATACACCTATGACATCAAGGCGATCATCCAGGAAGTCATCGAAGGATGGCGTACCAGGGACGCCAAATAA
- a CDS encoding class I SAM-dependent methyltransferase — translation MNTCCLCNSTRLETLVHVYSQPLGNRFLQSPDEDEYTHPKQLACCLECGLVQLVSPIPAEDMMPIYNWITYNEPEPHLDKTAEILSALDGIGPDSVVGGISFKDDTTLARMQNLGISNVWRIDPERHLGVNRPGVGVETVQDRLPKFLDSGLAEFKESADILVSRHIVEHCHDLQGYLRGLKALIKPGGYLFLEAPCCDEQFELLDYAPLWEEHLQYYTPALFKGLFDAFGFELVHYERVEYPMEDSLVGVGRLIGEEHPFATSADILEKEIASARKYGREFEQRKQAWQQFLASYTAEGGKVAVFGAGHLGCTFTNLFELGEYIDFFVDDNRDKAGLYMPGSRLPIKPSPSLTEEAVTLSLMCFNPSVEQKVIANNAVFTNAGGRFASIFPKSDIALDPEKGFA, via the coding sequence GTGAATACCTGCTGCCTGTGCAATTCTACTCGCTTGGAAACCTTGGTTCATGTATACAGCCAGCCTCTGGGCAATCGCTTTCTGCAATCACCGGATGAGGATGAGTATACCCATCCCAAGCAGTTGGCATGCTGCTTGGAATGTGGGCTGGTCCAGCTCGTGTCTCCAATTCCCGCTGAAGACATGATGCCCATATATAACTGGATTACCTACAACGAACCGGAACCTCATTTGGATAAGACCGCGGAGATTCTGTCTGCTCTGGACGGTATTGGCCCGGATTCCGTTGTTGGCGGCATCAGTTTCAAAGATGACACTACGTTGGCGCGAATGCAAAACCTCGGCATTTCAAATGTATGGCGAATCGATCCGGAACGCCATCTGGGTGTGAACCGTCCAGGTGTCGGGGTGGAAACCGTGCAAGATCGTTTGCCCAAGTTTTTGGATTCCGGTTTAGCTGAATTCAAAGAGAGCGCGGATATTCTCGTTTCCCGTCATATCGTGGAGCATTGCCATGATTTGCAGGGGTATCTGCGTGGTCTCAAGGCACTCATCAAGCCCGGTGGATATCTTTTTCTTGAAGCGCCTTGCTGTGATGAACAGTTTGAACTTCTGGATTACGCCCCCTTGTGGGAGGAGCATCTTCAGTACTACACCCCGGCTCTTTTCAAGGGGCTTTTTGATGCCTTCGGTTTTGAGCTGGTTCATTACGAACGGGTAGAGTATCCCATGGAGGACTCACTTGTCGGCGTAGGCCGTTTGATTGGCGAAGAGCATCCTTTTGCAACATCGGCTGATATCCTGGAAAAGGAAATTGCTTCGGCCCGAAAGTATGGTCGGGAGTTTGAGCAACGCAAACAGGCTTGGCAGCAGTTTCTGGCATCCTATACCGCAGAGGGAGGCAAAGTTGCCGTTTTTGGTGCGGGGCACTTGGGCTGCACGTTTACCAATCTATTCGAGTTGGGCGAGTACATCGATTTCTTCGTGGACGACAATCGGGACAAAGCGGGCCTTTACATGCCTGGCTCCCGTTTGCCTATCAAGCCCTCGCCATCGTTGACTGAAGAAGCTGTTACCCTTTCGCTGATGTGCTTTAATCCGTCTGTGGAGCAGAAGGTTATTGCCAATAATGCTGTCTTTACCAATGCCGGGGGGCGTTTTGCCTCTATTTTCCCCAAGAGCGATATAGCACTTGATCCCGAAAAGGGGTTTGCATGA
- a CDS encoding PfkB family carbohydrate kinase, with protein MVIKNKITSISKLIDIVSELKAEGKKVVHCHGVFDLLHIGHIRYFRQAAEWGDVLVVTVSPDRFVDKGPHRPAFGEVLRAEGVASQDVVDFVAVNEWPTAEELLRKLRPDVYVKGSDFKSIDSDPTGKLRLEADVCAEIGAELKLTQDIVFSSTNLINRFMSSFSDDVQEYLDMFRSRYTIHDLESVLDRISKLKVTVIGDTILDDYQYCSPLGASSKEPVMAFSHTGGDVFAGGVLAIANHLSNLVERVEMFTVLGETDTQEEFIREKLNPNVEPHFAYQEDAPTLRKRRYIEGYSMVKLFEIYHMNDSGLDQDRDEIMRSSLMKVAEGSDLVVAADFGHGAISLKTREALTKAKYLAVNTQANAGNRGYHTISAYGRCDFISLAEPELRLDARDRVTGVIPLTSDVRAQLGASMIAVTRGKKGSYVQTSEGVGVLVPAFANKVVDKIGSGDAFFSVASLAASLGDVSPEIVAFLGNVAGAIAVGIVGNEKSVTKQAIMKHVTSLLK; from the coding sequence ATGGTTATCAAAAATAAAATCACATCTATTTCCAAACTTATTGATATCGTTTCCGAACTCAAGGCCGAAGGCAAGAAGGTTGTGCACTGTCACGGCGTTTTTGATCTCTTGCACATCGGACATATCCGGTATTTCCGCCAAGCCGCTGAATGGGGTGATGTACTTGTCGTGACCGTCTCTCCCGACAGGTTTGTGGACAAGGGACCGCATCGCCCCGCGTTCGGCGAAGTACTTCGGGCCGAGGGAGTGGCCTCCCAGGACGTCGTTGACTTCGTGGCTGTCAATGAGTGGCCCACCGCCGAGGAGTTGCTGCGGAAACTGCGGCCTGACGTCTACGTCAAGGGGTCGGATTTCAAGTCCATTGACTCTGATCCGACCGGCAAGCTGCGGCTTGAAGCGGATGTCTGTGCGGAGATTGGGGCCGAGTTGAAGCTGACGCAGGATATCGTGTTCAGTTCCACCAACCTGATCAATAGGTTCATGTCTTCCTTCTCGGATGACGTGCAGGAATACCTCGACATGTTTCGGTCGCGTTATACCATCCATGATTTGGAAAGTGTGCTGGATCGGATTTCCAAGCTCAAGGTGACCGTGATCGGTGATACCATCCTGGACGACTATCAGTACTGTTCTCCGCTTGGTGCATCCTCCAAGGAGCCCGTCATGGCCTTCAGTCATACCGGTGGTGATGTGTTTGCCGGTGGCGTTCTGGCTATCGCCAACCACCTATCGAATCTGGTGGAGCGAGTGGAGATGTTTACGGTGCTCGGCGAGACTGATACTCAGGAAGAGTTCATTCGGGAAAAGCTTAATCCCAATGTCGAGCCGCATTTCGCTTATCAGGAAGATGCTCCCACATTGCGGAAGCGTCGGTATATCGAAGGCTATAGCATGGTAAAGCTCTTTGAGATTTACCATATGAACGATTCCGGCCTGGATCAGGACAGGGACGAGATAATGCGAAGCAGTCTTATGAAGGTTGCCGAGGGAAGCGATCTTGTCGTAGCCGCCGACTTTGGGCATGGGGCGATCAGCCTCAAGACACGCGAGGCTTTGACCAAGGCCAAGTATCTGGCGGTCAACACTCAGGCCAATGCGGGCAATAGGGGATATCATACCATTTCGGCCTATGGACGATGCGATTTTATCAGTTTGGCTGAGCCGGAGCTTCGCTTGGACGCCCGCGACAGGGTGACTGGAGTCATTCCTTTGACTAGTGATGTCAGAGCGCAACTTGGCGCATCCATGATAGCCGTTACACGAGGCAAAAAAGGGTCATACGTTCAGACGAGTGAAGGGGTGGGGGTTCTGGTTCCCGCCTTCGCCAACAAAGTGGTGGATAAAATCGGTTCCGGGGACGCCTTCTTTTCTGTGGCCTCCCTGGCTGCAAGTCTGGGCGATGTCTCGCCGGAAATCGTTGCCTTCCTCGGCAACGTGGCCGGAGCCATTGCCGTGGGCATTGTCGGTAATGAAAAGTCTGTGACCAAACAGGCCATAATGAAACATGTGACCTCGCTTTTGAAATAA
- a CDS encoding radical SAM protein: MGNIYTPMKIFHFKDKVDSLPQDKDSILAPLHIRIKPINGCNHKCRYCAYRADALQLGKDMRISDSIPKDKMMEIIEDVIEMGVKGVTFSGGGEPLFYPHLVDVLRRLVDSPVKFATLTNGGLLKGEVAELFAMHGSWVRVSMDGWDNESYTRYRGVADGEYDTILANIEAFKRYDGPCRLGVSYIVDEDNVNHIFDAAKRVRDFGGDSVKISPCILENEGAKNNAYHEKIWDTAREQIDRVMSELAGPDFEVFDAYHKLDERFDKEYTWCPYIQVLPVIGADCNIYSCQDKAYNLDEGLIGSISDVSFKEFWMNDKAKFFKVDPSKVCGHHCVANSKNKLLLDYLDADEEHLGFV, encoded by the coding sequence GTGGGCAATATTTACACCCCGATGAAGATATTTCATTTCAAGGACAAGGTGGATTCCTTGCCGCAGGATAAGGATAGCATCCTTGCCCCCTTGCATATCAGGATCAAGCCCATCAATGGCTGCAATCACAAGTGTCGCTATTGCGCCTATCGCGCTGATGCTTTGCAACTGGGCAAAGACATGCGTATCTCGGATTCCATTCCCAAAGACAAGATGATGGAGATTATTGAAGATGTCATTGAAATGGGTGTCAAGGGTGTGACTTTCAGCGGCGGCGGGGAGCCTTTGTTCTATCCCCATCTGGTGGATGTCCTGCGTCGTCTGGTGGATTCACCGGTCAAGTTTGCCACACTGACCAACGGTGGGCTGCTCAAGGGCGAGGTGGCCGAGCTGTTCGCCATGCACGGCTCCTGGGTTCGTGTGTCCATGGACGGTTGGGACAACGAGAGCTATACCCGTTATCGAGGCGTGGCAGACGGCGAGTACGACACCATTCTGGCCAATATCGAAGCTTTCAAGCGGTATGATGGCCCGTGCCGTCTCGGCGTCAGTTACATCGTGGACGAAGACAATGTGAATCATATATTTGATGCTGCCAAGCGTGTCCGTGATTTCGGCGGAGACTCCGTCAAGATTTCTCCTTGTATCCTCGAGAACGAAGGCGCAAAGAATAATGCCTACCACGAGAAAATATGGGATACGGCCCGTGAACAGATCGACCGGGTCATGAGTGAACTGGCCGGTCCAGATTTTGAGGTATTTGACGCATATCATAAGCTGGATGAACGGTTCGACAAGGAATACACTTGGTGCCCATATATTCAGGTCCTGCCGGTCATCGGTGCGGACTGCAATATATACTCCTGTCAGGATAAGGCTTACAATCTGGACGAGGGACTTATTGGTTCCATCAGTGACGTGAGCTTCAAGGAATTCTGGATGAATGATAAAGCTAAGTTCTTCAAGGTCGACCCGTCCAAGGTCTGCGGCCACCATTGTGTAGCCAACTCCAAGAACAAATTGCTGCTCGATTACCTGGATGCCGACGAAGAGCATCTGGGATTCGTCTAG
- a CDS encoding transketolase C-terminal domain-containing protein, with translation MRKKCLEMVHELARKDERVVFIGSDLGFKTLDDFRDELPDQFFVEGISEQSVVGMAAGMALEGRIPYVNTIATFIVRRALEQVAMDLCLHDLPVRLIGNGGGLVYAPLGSTHLAVEDIALMRALPNMTIVCPADAEEMERFMDVSVDWPHPIYIRLAKGYDPVVTDPDVPFVIGKGQIYAEGADALLVTTGIGLRICREAAALLQEKGVNATVLHLPTLKPLDTEMLLDCISKVKVVVSVEEHTVIGGLGSAVGETMLEAGFCRPFKRVGVPDVFPDHYGTQNQIMERYGIWPEPLVETVTGLLKVQG, from the coding sequence ATGCGCAAGAAATGTCTTGAAATGGTCCATGAACTCGCTCGCAAGGATGAGCGTGTCGTTTTCATAGGTTCTGATCTCGGGTTCAAAACCTTGGACGATTTCCGTGATGAATTGCCCGACCAGTTCTTTGTGGAGGGCATCAGCGAGCAGAGCGTGGTTGGCATGGCCGCAGGCATGGCCCTGGAAGGACGCATCCCCTACGTCAATACCATTGCAACCTTCATAGTCCGTCGTGCCCTGGAACAGGTGGCCATGGATCTCTGTTTGCACGATCTGCCGGTACGCCTCATCGGCAACGGCGGCGGATTGGTTTACGCGCCACTTGGTTCCACCCATCTGGCCGTGGAAGATATAGCTCTTATGCGAGCGTTGCCGAACATGACCATTGTCTGCCCGGCCGATGCCGAAGAGATGGAGCGGTTCATGGATGTGTCCGTGGATTGGCCGCATCCGATTTATATTAGGCTGGCCAAGGGATACGACCCTGTCGTTACTGATCCAGATGTGCCGTTTGTTATCGGCAAGGGGCAGATTTACGCCGAAGGTGCCGATGCGCTTCTGGTTACAACGGGCATCGGCCTTAGGATCTGTCGGGAAGCCGCAGCCTTGCTCCAGGAGAAAGGTGTCAACGCCACGGTCCTGCATCTCCCCACACTCAAGCCGTTGGATACCGAGATGCTTCTGGACTGCATTTCCAAAGTTAAGGTAGTGGTGTCCGTGGAGGAGCACACCGTCATAGGCGGACTGGGCAGCGCCGTGGGTGAAACCATGCTTGAAGCCGGATTCTGTCGTCCGTTCAAACGCGTGGGGGTGCCTGACGTGTTCCCGGATCATTACGGTACGCAGAATCAGATCATGGAACGATACGGCATCTGGCCTGAACCGCTTGTTGAAACCGTTACCGGGCTGCTCAAGGTCCAGGGATAA
- a CDS encoding aminoglycoside phosphotransferase family protein → MWIQENGHQNWTDIQALAYGPRIGQAEAFPGALAFFEFCQRQGIDTCIVSHKTEFAASDPDRTCNLCTAAMSWLEKNSFFSAASSLTEDKVYFASTRQKKVDIIKELGCDMFIDDLIEVFVEPGYPGQTEQILFFPKGVRPEAFTGTLCTHWDQMIARLDSNVLDPALKPLVEAALDVEITGASAIGGGRNSRVFRIETEHGPFALKHYHDQHRLDAEFAAFAFLQGQGVTLVPEPVALDRDNRFAVYSFLQGGGVSEVTDQDIHDCIAFIKTLRELSGGVGAGGFGPAAEAFFRLIDIEKNIRDRVARLAGRARISEMESRLEAFLQQRFLPAVEEMTARARAVYADMGLAVDFEIPASNWILSPSDFGFHNAIRTESGLAFLDFEYFGWDDPAKLISDFLLHPGMDVSLDLRESFGRGVLAIMDDPALERRLGVLLPLFGLKWCMILLNEFLKTDFDRRRFAGATDARSEVLEAQLAKAERMLRRARAYAQSEIILIRKG, encoded by the coding sequence ATGTGGATTCAGGAGAATGGTCATCAAAATTGGACTGATATCCAGGCCTTGGCCTATGGCCCACGTATTGGTCAGGCAGAAGCTTTCCCCGGTGCGCTTGCCTTCTTCGAGTTCTGCCAACGGCAGGGTATTGATACCTGCATCGTGAGCCACAAGACAGAGTTTGCGGCCAGCGACCCGGACAGGACCTGCAATCTGTGTACTGCGGCCATGAGTTGGCTCGAAAAAAACAGCTTTTTTTCGGCGGCAAGTTCCCTGACTGAAGACAAGGTGTATTTCGCCTCCACTCGGCAGAAGAAGGTGGATATCATAAAGGAACTTGGCTGTGATATGTTCATCGACGATCTGATCGAGGTCTTCGTGGAACCGGGATACCCCGGGCAGACTGAACAAATCCTGTTTTTTCCTAAGGGGGTCAGGCCGGAAGCATTTACCGGCACGTTGTGTACCCACTGGGATCAGATGATCGCCAGACTTGACAGCAATGTGCTTGATCCTGCTCTTAAGCCGCTGGTTGAAGCTGCGTTGGATGTTGAAATAACCGGGGCATCGGCCATCGGTGGTGGTCGAAACAGCCGTGTATTTCGTATTGAAACGGAGCATGGTCCCTTTGCTCTCAAGCACTACCATGACCAGCATCGGTTGGATGCTGAATTTGCAGCTTTTGCCTTTTTGCAGGGACAGGGTGTGACCCTGGTGCCTGAGCCTGTAGCCTTGGACAGGGATAATCGGTTTGCTGTGTACAGTTTCCTGCAAGGGGGGGGGGTTTCAGAGGTCACAGACCAGGATATCCATGATTGCATTGCTTTCATCAAAACTCTCCGGGAATTATCCGGGGGTGTAGGCGCTGGCGGTTTTGGTCCCGCTGCGGAGGCTTTTTTCAGGCTGATTGATATTGAAAAGAATATTCGAGACCGGGTGGCGCGGTTGGCTGGTCGGGCGCGTATCTCCGAGATGGAAAGCAGGCTGGAGGCATTTCTGCAGCAAAGATTCTTGCCTGCAGTGGAAGAAATGACCGCTCGTGCGCGGGCCGTGTATGCTGATATGGGCCTGGCCGTTGATTTTGAGATTCCTGCTTCGAACTGGATTCTCAGTCCATCGGATTTCGGATTTCACAACGCCATTCGTACTGAGTCAGGCCTGGCATTCCTTGATTTCGAATACTTCGGGTGGGATGATCCGGCCAAGCTCATCTCGGATTTTCTGCTTCATCCGGGCATGGACGTATCACTTGATTTGCGTGAGTCCTTTGGCCGTGGGGTACTCGCAATCATGGATGATCCGGCCCTGGAGCGCAGGCTCGGTGTTCTGTTGCCTCTTTTCGGCCTCAAGTGGTGCATGATCCTGCTTAACGAATTTCTCAAGACTGACTTTGACCGGCGTCGGTTTGCCGGTGCTACTGATGCTCGTTCCGAAGTACTTGAAGCGCAACTTGCAAAGGCGGAGCGTATGCTCAGACGAGCTAGAGCATACGCGCAAAGTGAAATCATTTTGATCAGAAAAGGATAG
- a CDS encoding class I SAM-dependent methyltransferase, protein MGKWQNFITPLHTSTSRKYLDRMVDEKVHCMLKAKEYEADYWDGDRRYGYGGYRYKAGHWKPVAEAMIKAYDLKPGARILDVGCGKAYLLYELFLLGMEVHGFDISKHGLADSMEEIRDNLFIHRAQAPYPFDDNEFDLVISITTLHNLEIFDLEKALGEIERVGKNHYICVESYRNELEQFNLQCWALTCESFFSKPEWEWVFNHFGYTGDYEFIYFE, encoded by the coding sequence ATGGGTAAATGGCAAAATTTCATCACGCCGCTGCATACCAGCACTTCCAGAAAGTATCTTGACCGTATGGTGGACGAAAAGGTCCACTGCATGCTCAAGGCCAAGGAATACGAGGCCGATTACTGGGACGGTGATCGTCGTTACGGCTACGGTGGGTATCGGTACAAGGCTGGCCACTGGAAGCCGGTGGCCGAGGCCATGATCAAGGCTTACGACCTCAAGCCGGGTGCGCGAATTCTCGACGTGGGGTGTGGTAAGGCCTATCTTCTTTATGAATTGTTTCTCCTCGGCATGGAGGTGCACGGTTTTGATATCTCCAAGCACGGCCTGGCCGATTCCATGGAAGAAATTCGGGACAATCTGTTCATCCATCGTGCCCAGGCTCCCTATCCTTTTGATGACAACGAGTTTGATCTGGTTATCTCGATCACCACTTTGCACAACCTGGAGATTTTCGATTTGGAGAAAGCCCTTGGGGAAATCGAGCGGGTGGGCAAAAACCACTATATCTGTGTGGAGAGCTATCGCAACGAACTGGAACAGTTCAATCTCCAGTGCTGGGCGTTGACCTGTGAATCCTTCTTCAGTAAGCCCGAGTGGGAATGGGTTTTCAATCATTTCGGGTATACGGGCGACTACGAATTCATCTACTTCGAATAG
- a CDS encoding SIS domain-containing protein has product MKNWTGYVDELAAVLNALVVTDSAGVEIDTNEGFVRLKRMVEACGKDRRRVYFVGNGASASMASHFSTDLAKMSGVPTEVFTDPALITATGNDMGYAESFAFPLKQRMVEGEVLIGISSSGNSPNVVEAGKVARQLSGYFATFSAMSPDNAIRGMGDLNFYIPAKTYGMAESGHAAMLHRLVDLFK; this is encoded by the coding sequence ATGAAAAATTGGACCGGATATGTGGACGAACTTGCAGCGGTGTTGAATGCTCTTGTGGTTACGGACAGCGCAGGTGTCGAGATCGATACGAATGAAGGCTTTGTTCGTCTCAAGCGGATGGTGGAAGCGTGCGGCAAGGACCGTCGGCGTGTCTATTTCGTAGGTAATGGGGCAAGCGCCTCCATGGCCAGCCATTTTTCCACTGATCTTGCCAAGATGTCCGGCGTTCCTACCGAGGTCTTTACTGACCCAGCCTTGATCACGGCCACTGGGAACGACATGGGGTACGCTGAAAGTTTTGCCTTTCCGCTCAAGCAGCGTATGGTCGAAGGTGAAGTCTTGATCGGCATCAGCAGTTCCGGCAATTCGCCCAACGTGGTCGAGGCGGGCAAGGTTGCTCGACAGCTTTCCGGTTATTTTGCGACGTTTTCCGCCATGTCGCCCGACAATGCCATTCGGGGTATGGGTGATCTGAATTTTTATATTCCCGCCAAGACTTACGGGATGGCCGAATCGGGTCATGCAGCCATGCTGCATCGTCTTGTCGATCTGTTCAAATGA
- a CDS encoding transketolase, translating to MKDSIRIIHEASMAAPLDARSMELRRTVVNMLECAQRGHIGSTMSLIEIMRVLYDDILRFDPANPGWMDRDRCILSKGHGCLAQYVILADKGYFPRERLNEFCACDGLLGGHPSANKIPGIEVSTGALGHGLPVGLGMAVDAKVRGRDNRVFVIMGDGECNEGSVWEAALSAGKRGLDNLVAMVDYNKYQSYGETSEVQELEPFAAKWEAFGFHCIEVNGHDVNALRKAFSRDVVVPGKPTAIICHTVKGKGVDFAENNLAWHHKSKLPADDITAMRQCLEG from the coding sequence GTGAAAGATTCCATCCGGATTATTCATGAAGCCTCCATGGCCGCGCCTCTTGATGCGCGGTCCATGGAGTTGCGGCGCACGGTCGTGAACATGCTAGAGTGTGCCCAGCGTGGCCATATCGGCTCCACCATGTCGCTTATCGAGATCATGCGCGTGCTGTATGACGATATCCTGCGTTTTGACCCAGCCAACCCTGGCTGGATGGACCGTGATCGCTGCATCCTGAGCAAAGGACACGGCTGTCTGGCACAGTATGTCATACTGGCGGACAAGGGGTACTTCCCCAGGGAACGGCTGAACGAGTTCTGTGCCTGTGACGGTTTGCTCGGTGGACACCCCAGCGCCAACAAGATTCCCGGCATTGAGGTTTCCACCGGTGCGCTCGGCCACGGCTTGCCCGTAGGGCTGGGTATGGCCGTTGACGCCAAGGTCCGTGGACGCGACAATCGTGTTTTCGTGATCATGGGCGACGGCGAATGCAACGAGGGTTCTGTATGGGAAGCCGCCTTGAGCGCCGGGAAGCGCGGGTTGGATAATCTTGTTGCGATGGTGGACTACAATAAATACCAGTCCTACGGCGAGACAAGTGAAGTCCAGGAATTGGAGCCGTTTGCTGCCAAATGGGAAGCCTTCGGTTTTCATTGTATCGAAGTCAACGGACATGATGTGAATGCCCTCAGAAAAGCGTTCAGTCGTGATGTTGTTGTTCCTGGAAAACCCACTGCAATCATTTGCCATACGGTCAAAGGCAAGGGTGTCGACTTCGCCGAAAACAATCTGGCCTGGCATCACAAAAGCAAGCTCCCTGCAGACGACATCACTGCCATGCGGCAGTGCCTCGAAGGATAA